GAATTTTGACATTATTACCGTTATATCAACACACTCCCAACACCCCCAACTATCAATCTCTTTGGCACCGTAGACATCTAGTGACCACTTGATTCCACGTGACCAAACATTCCTGAGGCTGTGACTCAAATAGTCACCTGTCCCTTTTAATAGCCGGGCAATGGCACACAAAGCAAATACATTTTGGGTATAAATTAAAGGAGCTACAATTATAATTTaattaaaatgtttaaataaaaTGTCCATAATATCTGCATTAATAGTGGAATGATCGTGTTTCACAATATTCCTAAACAAAAAAATGATCTCGATcttctattgtgttgttgactgtacgtttgtttattccatgtgttgcagttgtaaatgagaacttattctaaactgcctacctggttaaataaaggtgaaataaatgtttaaaaataatacaaaaatgtaggagcagtatagacctagtctgttcattatatacatctacatgatgtattgttacaccatgtatgagacctacagtagctagctacttaTTTAGATTTAGTATGACTTAATGAAACTGCCTTAAATGTGCTGTAGTAAACATTTGTTTATTCGCACTAATCAATCAACACGTTCTTGTCTTTGCATGTGTCAATATAATAGTATTATATAATTCAATCCATTTAAAATCATGTttgtctgaaaataaaatatgatcCTCAACTGCGTTTCCTCTCCAGTCAGCAGACGGCGATGTGCTTCTTTCAGGCGATGCTGCCTGctgtataatctagtggacggttcTTCAGAAACAGCTCGtcaaccacctcggtagcttgctagccaacatagCCGAAAGATTCAAGCTATTTATACGCTTTCGGTGTATATTAGGTACTGTGTTTTAGACACACTTCTGTTGTATCTACTTGTTAACCTATTTAATTTAATATTACGTTATTTTGTATTAGTCAGCTATAGTAGCTGGCTGGTTAAATTAGCACTAGCCTAGTCGCTAAtgatagctagctacctaacatcCCCGAACATGAGCTCCCTAAACTACTCTCCTCCTGTTAAAGAAGAGGAgatctgctggacggagaaagaagctctggggctgaacattgtcgtgaaagaggagaaggcagagaaggatgTCACAGTTAAACAAGAAGTAGAGGGTGATGCTGTTACAGaggaagacgcgttcagagtgaaagaggaggatgttacagtaaaagaagaggaggaagagaaagacgaGGATGCAGTTTTTGGAGTGAAGAAGGAAggggagattactgtcacattgAAAAATGAAGATGAAGGGGTGGAGATAGGAGATCTGATTAAAACCAGTAAGTACCGCCTTAAATTTGTTTTTAACTTTGGATATTCGAAGTTGGCTCATCAATACCTCTTCAACGGAGGGCCCTAGGATGATGACTGATATGTCTAGAATCAGACGACGTAGAGAACAAGCTACCCCTTGTTTTCTCCGTTCTGTTTCCAAAAAGTGACTTAACATATATATTTGAGAAGGGTCTATCTGCTGACAGCAGACTGGGGTGCACGGCATGTTGTGATTTTCATGTAGTGATGATTCACTACGCACCGTGCCCCCCAATAGTGCCATGCGAGAGTTGGGTTGGCTACACCAAAtattatggatatactgacaagatgtCTCTCCGTCCTAACGAGgggagtcgttgtccacaaagcggcacTGCGGGTTGTCTAGCTCCCacctatcctttctttggattggtggattcATCTTATTATTGTAATATATTGTTTATATTCTATGAGGGTTGTTGTCGTCAACcacctgtattcaatggagagagatgctaAGCTACTAGCATGAATATGCATCGCGATCTGGAAACAACTCCTATAGTGTTTTTATCAAAGTTGTCGGTATATCACGTGTCTACATAACAACTTAAGAATTACGAAACTTCTGTTAGATCAAGTAAacctcacgtagcaaataagccattcattttgttgttgaccaaattcgcCACTTTCCACAATGCGTTGACAATTGTTCTCACTtggttacaacctactgtaacttactggcatgacctagagagatacaacctactgtaacctaccggcatgacctagagagatacaaccaaTTGGATACAACCTACTGTGATTGCATGAGAAAATAatggtaccagtcaaaatttAGCAAGCTTAGTGACCTCATGGTcggagatgttagctagctaggctaatgctaacttaaccagcccgCTAGCTGACTAATAACAGCAACACCGTAAATATGAAATGAAATCGGATAACTAACTCGACGGTTGTGTTATCTAGAGGGAACTCATTAGCACGGTAGGCTCGGGCGCCTTCTTGCTGTGGGCTCAAAACAAAAGAGAAAATCATACCGGTTTGCTCCTTTCTTTTTAAAACCTTTTCGGTAGGGATGTTACATTTGATACCGACAGCTACGAGGCATGCGGCAAAATTGCTAAGCAGTATACTTCAAAGCAGTGTGCCGATGCCTGTAACACTTTATCAGCAGCACGTGATCAATGATTTCTGAAGCTTCATTTCAGAACAGAACAGTGCAGTCAACTGCAGACtaactgatctacaaatcaccttgcatcataaataactactcattattatttataaatcagtcagccagtcaccatTTACCCAAAATGCAGCATGGACTTTGACGCTCTCGAACATGGCCAGTGGTTTAGTAGAAGGCATAAAAGCTATGCTGCTACGCGCTACGGTGTGGCACGTCATCTATAATAATTGTATAATTTGGCTGTTATAAATTCTGGAATTCTTAAAGCTTTGAGTAATAAAACAATTTTTGACACTATTGGTTGGAAAGCGTCAATGCTTCAGGAAGTTGTTCCCCATCACTACTTTTCAGCATTTTCTCTGTGAAGTAGACTACGGGAGTTTTGTATGTTTTTCCACCTTGGCTTACTGCTAGCGCGCTAGCTGACTGACATCTGGAATCTATCTATTTTGGATGTTGGGGATTTCCCCTGCCATCATTCTGTATGTATCTGCTCCTTTGATCTGCAGTCATGTTTTAGTTGGGTTCTAACTGGTCTCCGGTAGTTAGTGCTCCAGCTCGCTGACCATAGCTAGTTGGCTAAATAGCTGATGTCAGctggccccaagcatacttccaaagttttggcaaaatggcttaagaacaacaaagtcaaggtattggagttgccatcacaaagacccaacctcaatcctatagaaattttgtgggcagaactgaaagcaaggaggcctacaaacatgactcagttacaccagctctgtcaggaggaatgggactaaattcacccaacttttattgtgggaagcctgtggaaggctaccggaaacgtttgatccaagttaaacaatttaaaggcaatgctaccaaatactaattgagtgtatgtaattttctgactcactgggaatgtgatgaaagaaataaagctgaatgtcaggaattgtgaataactgagtttaaatgtagttagctaaagtgtatgtaaacttccgacttcaactgtaggtaccgTTACTATGTTAAACACAGAGGCAGGTGTTTGactgatgtgtgtgtggtgttaaaggggaaatctgaaattgatcagctgatccaggaaatcattttctgaatgacagtcaaatgacaaacatcacaacatgcaacaacaaccaaagtgcTTCTTCATTCATTACGTCGGTAAAGACAGTAATGCCGTGATCTATGTTGGATCCAACATCCCTAACAAAttgatgtttataatgtgttattgtctgcttgatttacagtaGGGTCTCGTTAGACTGTTTGGACACAGAGATATTTAGCTCATAATGTGTAGAGAACTGTTCCTTGATGGATAGGCTATTGTACAACACACAGAGCTATTTTCCTTTATTCAGGACATTTAgaatgacaacacattacagagttGTGGGATTATTCACAACATTATCTGGTGATCAGATTATGAAATGTCATGACAAAGACATTTTAGTTTCCATGTTTTACCTGAAATATTAAATGCTATATAGTCatggtctatgttgttgttaggtgaagttatgggtcctaccgTATTTCTATGGTATTGGTATAACgaggcagatatactacatccatatctattggtttcctcattagcatggAGGAGTTTCTGCAAACAAATTGTGTGGGCATCGCCCTCGTGTGCCAATTTGATCAAACACAGAAAGGGGCATATATTGGGGACCAAAAGTTATCTGGCACACCACTTAGGATTTCAACAACTTTAACTTTTTTCTAGCCTACAATCATCGATTTTACTACTAATGTAAAGGGATACAAAATATGACTATATGACAAATATATTGTTGCTCACTTGCCTGTCTTCAGACAATTGTCAAATAATTTAACAGacgtcaattgttgtacaactTCATGGGTACGCTCTGGGCATCACTTTTTACCTCAGTGGATTTCTGTTGCTGTAggcctttaaccatctgtctgactttgttgttcacacaggagagagacgggactattgtggatcctctggggagcctcaacaacatcacgATGCAGAGCAGAGTCTCTCCACATCAAAACATCTCAAGAAACACCTGCAAAGATCCACAGGGAAGAAatctcactgctgctctgactgtgggaagagttactCAAGATCCGATTCACTTAAACtacaccagagaattcacacaGGTGATAAATctcactgctgctctgattgTGGGAAATGTTGCAAATCTTCATCAGAACTTAAAATACATCTGAGAAATCACACAGGAGAAAAACcttactgctgctctgactgtgggaaatgTTTCTCAAGATCAGATTCACTAAAACTGCACCAGAGAATTCACACAGGTGATAAATCTCACTGTTGCTCTGATTGTGGGAAATGTTGCAAATCTTCATCAGAACTTATTATACATCTGAGAaatcacactggagagaaaccttactgctgctctgactgcggGAAATGTTTCTCAAGATCAGATTCACTAAAAGTTCACCtgagaatacacactggagagaaatctcactgctgctctgaatgtgggaagagattcaacTCTTCAGTAGACCTTAAAATGCATCAaagaattcacacaggagagaaaccttttggCTGCGATCACTGTGGGAATAGTTTTACTCAGCAAAGCAACCTAAAATCAcatcagagaatacacacaggagagaaaccttatggctgtgctcaatgtggAAAGCGTTTTTCTCAGCAAAGCAACCTgaaatcacaccagagaatacacactggggagaaaccttatggctgtgatcaatgtgggaagagttttactttGTCAAGCTGCCTGATagtgcaccagagaacacacactggagagaaaccttttagctgtgatcaatgtgggaaatGTTTTGTTACATCTGGCAATCTGattgtacaccagagaacacacacaggagagaaaccttatagctgtaatcaatgtgggaagagttttactcagtcaagcAGCCTAATAGtgcatgagagaacacacacacagtagagaagCTTCACCACTGTTCAGATTGTGGGAAAAGCCTTTCAACATCAAACACTTTGAAGctgcaccagagaacacacacaggagaaaaatcTAATAGCTGTAATCAATATGTGAATGGTGAATGAATGAATCCCACCtagtaaaatgttgttttttcaaTGACTTGAAAACAACTTAATTTCAACGTACTTGCAGCCTATACACATGGACACAGTATAATAAATTGGTCTAAATCAATTTTATTAACAATCCtacatcactccagtatttcttGACAACATTTAAATGCTAATGGTCtttattccactactgaagaagcatgactcaaatcacctcatatttcaaacaTCCAGCCTGacaaaatatacatgttttattattccatGCATCACCACTAAGTGAATTATTGCCAATACATATTAACAAAGGGGTGAACATTTGGTGTTCATATTTACATTTAGTAATCATAATTATTTATACACCAACTGACAATTTGAGTACAATTATATTGACATTGTTATCCTGCTTTTATAATATCAT
This sequence is a window from Oncorhynchus mykiss isolate Arlee chromosome 13, USDA_OmykA_1.1, whole genome shotgun sequence. Protein-coding genes within it:
- the LOC110485131 gene encoding zinc finger protein 501-like, which produces MIASYLTSPNMSSLNYSPPVKEEEICWTEKEALGLNIVVKEEKAEKDVTVKQEVEGDAVTEEDAFRVKEEDVTVKEEEEEKDEDAVFGVKKEGEITVTLKNEDEGVEIGDLIKTRERRDYCGSSGEPQQHHDAEQSLSTSKHLKKHLQRSTGKKSHCCSDCGKSYSRSDSLKLHQRIHTGDKSHCCSDCGKCCKSSSELKIHLRNHTGEKPYCCSDCGKCFSRSDSLKLHQRIHTGDKSHCCSDCGKCCKSSSELIIHLRNHTGEKPYCCSDCGKCFSRSDSLKVHLRIHTGEKSHCCSECGKRFNSSVDLKMHQRIHTGEKPFGCDHCGNSFTQQSNLKSHQRIHTGEKPYGCAQCGKRFSQQSNLKSHQRIHTGEKPYGCDQCGKSFTLSSCLIVHQRTHTGEKPFSCDQCGKCFVTSGNLIVHQRTHTGEKPYSCNQCGKSFTQSSSLIVHERTHTQ